One segment of Kwoniella pini CBS 10737 chromosome 9, complete sequence DNA contains the following:
- a CDS encoding urease accessory protein UreG, producing MSNQPICQFSDRLTTALNAAQNDNQTHSHSHSQDGNGNGNDNSRPLSYTSSTVDSVPTTTFQHTHDGSSQLHSHGEGGIWTPEGTNEHGHTHEHLEHAGKFSERDMPDYSGRDWEERAFTIGIGGPVGSGKTALLLALCRALRDRYNIAAVTNDIFTREDQEFLIRNEALPAERIRAIETGGCPHAAIREDISANMGALEELQVDFGCEMLFVESGGDNLAANYSRELADYIIYVIDVSGGDKIPRKGGPGISQSDLLIVNKIDLAPHVGASLEVMRRDAAKMRENGPTLFTSVRNNDGVDTVIEAIVSAWKASGAAGKDGKGKSKAVQSQA from the exons ATGTCAAATCAACCAATTTGTCAATTTTCAGATCGTTTAACAACAGCTCTTAATGCTgctcaaaatgataatcaaaCTCATTCACATTCCCATTCAcaagatggaaatggaaatggaaatgataattcaagaccattatcatatacttcttcaacagTTGATTCAGTACCAACAACAACTTTTCAACATACTCATGATGGATCTTCTCAATTACATTCTCatggtgaaggtggaatTTGGACACCTGAAGGTACAAATGAACATGGACATACTCATGAACATTTAGAACATGCGG gtaaatttagTGAAAGGGATATGCCTGATTATTCTGGAAGAGATTGGGAAGAAAGAGCTTTTACTATTGGTATAGGAGG TCCCGTTGGATCAGGTAAAACTGCATTACTCTTGGCGCTCTGTAGAGCTTTAAGGGATAGATATAACATTG CCGCCGTGACAAATGATATCTTTACAcgagaagatcaagagtTCTTGATTCGTAACGAAGCATTACCGGCAGAGCGGATTAGAGCAATTGAAACTGGTGGATGTCCTCATGCAGCAATTAGGGAAGATATTAGTGCGAATATGGGAGCATTGGAAGAGCTTCAAGTTGATTTCGGATGTGAGATGCTTTTTGTAGAGAGTGGAGGAGATAATTTGGCCG CCAACTATTCGCGAGAACTCGCTgattatattatatacGTGATTGACGTCAGTGGAGGAGATAAAATTCCCAGAAAAGGTGGACCAGGTATCTCTCAATCGGATTTATTGATAGTCAATAAG ATTGACTTGGCGCCTCATGTTGGAGCTTCACTCGAAGTGATGCGAAGAGATGCTGCAAAGATGCGAGAAAATGGTCCTACCCTGTTCACATCGGTGAGGAATAATGATGGAGTAGATACTGTCATTGAAGCTATTGTAAGCGCTTGGAAAGCTAGTGGTGCAGCTGGGAAAGATGGTAAAGGAAAGAGTAAAGCCGTACAATCTCAAGCATGA